GACCTATACCGTGTCGCTCGGCAACGGCGGCACCGGCACGGGGCCGACGGCGCGCAAGATGACCAAGTCGGCCGAGGCGATAACCTATGGCCTCTACCAGGACGGCCTGTTCGCGACCGCCTGGGGCAGCACCATAGGCTCCAACACCGCCGCCGGAACCGGCAGCGGCGCCAAGCAGAACCTCACCGTTTACGGCCGCGTGCCGGCCCAGGCGACACCCTCGGCCGGCACGTACAACGACAGCGTCGTGGTCACCATCACCTATTGATGCGGTGCCGGGCCGTCCGTATAAGCGGGGCGCGTTGCGCCCTTCGTCTATCGGTTAGGACGGCAGCCTTTCACGTTGCAAAGACGGGTTCGATTCCCGTAGGGCGCACCAACGTTTCCTCTCCCTGTCATCCAGGCCGAACATCGCGATCTTGATTCGGCGGAGCGCCCAGAACGGCAGGACGGTGCTGAGCACGGTGACCAGCCTCGTGTCGATGCCCACCTTGTACTGCTCGTAGAGGCGCGCGCGGCCGGCGATCGCGACAATACGGCGCGCGACGGCTTCGGGCGCGGCCGTGACCGGACTGGTCTCGGCCGCGGAACTCATCGTAGCGAAATGGTTGAAGTCGCGGCCATAGCTGCGCACCGCCTCTGCCGGCAGCCGCGCCAGCGTGTCGGCGATCTGCTGGCGGGCGCGCTGCACGAACGGCGTCCTCATCAGGCCGGGCACTATCGCCGCGACGTCGATCCCGTAGCGGGCGAATTCATAGTACTGGCCTTGCGACAGCCGCAAGAACGCAGCCTTGGCGGCGGCGTAGTAGCCGACGAAGGGATTGGCCTCGAGCGCCGACCACGAAATAACGTTGAGCACCTTCGGCCGCGCGCCACGGAAGCGGCGGAGTGCCGCCCGCAAATGGTTGGTGAGGCGCGCCTGCGCGAAAACGAGAACCTCGAACAGGCGGTTGACGTCTGCCGCGGCCGTGTACTCGATCGGCCCATACAGGATGTGGCCGGCGTTGTTGACCAGCACGGCGAGACCGGACTCGCCGACGATGGCATCGACCTCGCGCGCCGCGCGCTCGACGCTTGCCGCATCGGCAAGCTCGATGATGACCGGCACGATGCCAACGCCCACGGCACGCAGCGAGTCGGCGTCGGCCTCGCGCCGCACGCCGGCGAGAACGCGATATCCCATTCTGGCAAACTGCAAGGCGGTCGCCCGGCCGAGGCCCGACGACGCGCCAGTGACGAAGACATGCTTTTCCATGACTCACAGCTCCTGTTGATTAAGTTGGCATTGAGTGCCAATATGGCCTTCAGGATCATGCTGTCAAGAAAAATGACACTGAGTGCCAAAATGAGCGATGGACTGCGGCAACGCCGGCGGAACGAAATCCGCCGCGAACTTTCCCGGGCGGCGATCGCGCTGTTCGTGAAGAACGGCTTCGACAGGACGACGGTCGATGACATCGTCGGGCCGCTCGTCTCGCGGCGGACCTTCTTCCGCCATTTCGCGACCAAGGAGGATCTCGTCTTCGTCTGGTACGAGGACCTGACCGGCGAGCTGGTCGCGGCCTGCCGGGCGCGGCCGGACAACGAGGCACCCTACCTGTCGGCCGTGGCGGCGCTCCGCACCCTGCTGCGCTACTACGACGAGGACCCGGAGTGGGGAAAGGCGATGCTGTCGCTCGCCTCAGAGACGCCGGCGCTGCTCGCCAAGAGTTTCGAGAAGCGCGACCTGTGGACGACGGCGCTCGCCGAGGTCCTCGCCCCGCGCCTCGGCGGCGGCCGCAAGCGCGCGCTGTTCGCCCGCATTGTCGCCGGATCGGCGGTCAACGCCTTCGCCGCCGGCGTCGATGCCTGGTTCAAGGGCGACGCCGGCAAGGACCTGCACGCGGTCGTCGACGCGGCCTTCGAGGTCGCCGGCGCGCCGGTCAGCGCAGGCCGTTGAGCTCGGCTTCCGGAAACGCGCCGCCGGTCGCCAGTTGCGACCGCAGGCCTTCGATGCGTTGCCGGAAACGCGGCTCGTCGAGCGGCTCCGCGTCGCCCATCGTAAGCCACGACGACAGCGGGTTGTGCCAGAACCGGTGGTAGAGGACGACGCCGCTGCGGTTCAGGATCGCCGCGACATAGCTGAACGACGAGTGGCTCATCACCAGCACGTCCGCCGTCGCGAGTTTGCGCAGGCAATCGACCGCCGGCTCGTTGATGCAACGGACGAGATTCGGCAGCACGTCGAATTCTTCCAGCCGCGACATCGCCGGCGTGACGGCCGCCGACACGGCGATGCGGTCACCGATGCCATGATCGCCCGGCCGCACGGTGAACGCGGCATCGGCTACTTCCGTATGCAGCTCAATGCTGTAATCGACACCGAGCGCATCGAGCGTGCGCACGACCTTCTGCGCCGCATCGACGTAGTACGAATTCGGCAGCATCCGATCGGACGAGACGACGAACAGCTCGCCCCGCCGCACATGCAGGGCGACCCGCAGCCGCCGGCCGGCATCGCGCGTGAAGGGCGAGAGTTGCTTGCAGATTTCGTAGCACTCGGGAAACCGGTCGGCGATGCCATAGGGAAGGCGCAACTGCACGAGCAGCGGCAGGCCGCCGCTCTCCGGCGCCTTCGACGCCGCGACAAGCTGCTGGAATATCTCCGGCGAAATATTCTTCAGCGCGACGGTGCGAACCTTGTTGGTCGGCAGCGGATCCGACGGGATGCGGCAGAGAGCATTGAACTCGGCGTGGAAGGAAGCGTCCGCCGCGTTGCGCTGCAGGGCGGACAGGCCCTGATAGTCGACCCGGCCGATCGGCGTGTGGACGTAGGACACGCCGAGCAGCCGCGAGATCGAATATATCCCGTAGATTCTTTGGAGCTGTGCGCCGACGCCATCGGTGAGGCCCGCGCTATCGTAGGTCAGCGCCAGCCGATCGGAGCGGGCGTCAGCCATGGCTAGGCCAGCGCAGCAAGCTCGGCCAGCACCGGCCCGTTGAGCTTCTCTTCGATCTTGCCCAGCACGCGCGCCACCATCGAGCCGTCGAGGACGCGGTGGTCGTACATGATGCGCACCGCCACCGTGCCGTCGTCGGCGATGACGCCGTAGTTGAGCACGCCGGTCAGCGGCGAGATCGGGTGGAGCGACTCCGCGCCGAGGCCGGAGTAGACGGTGAGCCCGAAGGTGCCGAAATAATTGCCGCGCTGGCGGCCGATGTTGAGGCCGAGCCACCAGACGGCGCGGCGGATCGGCGTCGGCCAGCGCGCGAGCTGCAGCATCCGCCGGAAACTCGACACCTGCTCGATCGGCACGGTCTTCGCGGTGCGGATCGTGTCGCTGAGCGACGTGAGCGACTGCTCGGCGACGTTGAAGATGAGCATCGTCAGCACGATCATCTCGCCCTCGTGCTCGCGCTCTACCACCAGCGACACGGTGCTCGTCGGATATTCGTAGAGCCGCGGCGACGGCAACTTGACGTAGGCACGCCGCAGGATCGGCTCGTCGGCGGCAACCAGCGCGTAGGCCTTGGCGAAGATCGCCGGCCACGACGGCTTGCCCTTGGCGGCGGCGCGCGCCGCGATCAGCGGCTTGATGTTCATCATCCGCTGCACGGGCACGCTCGGAACGTGCAGCCGCGTCAGATCGACGACGAGCCGCCGGCCAAGCGATAGGGGAACGAAACGTCCACGCATGGCGCGCCTTATCGCCTCAATCGGCGGCGCGATCAACCGCTGGCAGGCGCATCCCCTCCCTGTCATCCCCCCGCCGGCGGGGACGACGCGCCGAGCGTTACGGCGTCACCGGCTCGGCCGCATCGAGCACGCGGAGCGACGGCTGCCGCCGCTCCTGCCACGCATCGACCGACAGCGTGCCGGCGACATGCAGCAACTGGCCGCGCGCCTTCTGGATCGCATCGCCGAGCGGCGTCCCCACCGCGCGAAACAGCATCGCCTTGATCATCGCGCCGTCGGCGGAGGCGAGCGTCATGCGCAGATGGCCGTTGCCGACAAGGTCGGCGTAGGCGACGCGATGGTTCGGGAACACGAACACCGGCTCGGGATGGCCGGCGCCGAACGGCCCGGCTTTCTCGATGCTTTCGATCAGCTCGACGCTGGCGCCGCGCGCCGACAGCGCCGCGTCGATGTCGAGGTGGTGCCCGTCATGCGCGGCGACCGGCCCATGCAGCATCGTCTCGAAAAACGCGCGGAGCTCGCCCAGCCGCGACATCTGGATCGTGAGGCCCGCCGCCATGGCGTGGCCGCCGCCCTTGATCAGGATGCCGCGCTCGACCGCGGTGCGCACCGCATGGCCAAGATCGACGCCGACGATGGAACGGCCGGAGCCCGTGCCGGTCTCGTTGCGGAAGGCAATGGCGATGGCCGGGCGCTGGAAGCGATCCTTGAGCCTGGACGCGATCAGCCCGACGACGCCCGGATGCCAGCGCGCGCTGGCGGTGACCACGACCGCCGGCCCCCTGCTTTCCGTCCCCGTCGCGCGTCCGGCGCTCCATGCCTCTTGCGGGCCGATCTCGGCTTCCGCCTCGGCGACGGCTTCCTCGACCATCGCCGCCTCCATCGCCTGGCGCTCCTGGTTGAGCCGGTCGAGCTCGACGGCGATGCGTTCGCACTCTGCCGGATCGTCGCTCACCAGCAGCCGGGCGCCGAGCGCCGCATCGCCGATGCGTCCGCCGGCATTGATGCGCGGCCCGAGCAGGAACGCCAGATGATACGGCGCGATCGGCCCGCCGATGCGCGCGACGTCGGCGAGCGCCGCGATGCCGCGATTCTCGCGATGCGCCAGCGTCAGCATCCCCTTCGACACCAGCGCGCGGTTGAGGCCGACGAGCGGAACGACGTCGCAGATCGTGCCGAGCGCGACGAGATCGAGCCAGGCGAGAAGGTCCGGCTCGATGCGGCCCGTGGCGTAGACACCACGCAGACGTAGCTGCCGGTTCACCGCGACGATGGCGAGATAGGTGACGCCGACCGCCGCGAGGTAGCCGAGGCCGGAAAGGTCGTCCTGCCGGTTGGGGTTGACCACGGCTTCGGCAACCGGCAGCGCGACGCCGACCTCGTGATGATCGATGACGACGACCGAGAGGCCAAGCGCCTGCGCCGCCTCCAGCGCGTCGAAGCTGGTCGAGCCGCAATCGACGCAGACCACGAGCTTGGCGCCCAGCGCGGCCAGCGATTTCATCGCCTCGACGTTCGGCCCGTAACCTTCAAACAGCCGGTCCGGGATATAGATGTGCGGGTCGAGGCCCTGATGGCGGAGGAACCGCGCCAGCAGCGCCGACGACGAGGCGCCGTCGACATCGTAGTCGCCGAAGATCGCGATCTTCTCCGACGCGACAATGGCATCGGCGATGCGCGCCGCCGCCTTGTCCATGTCGGTGAGGCTCGCCGGATCCGGCATCAGCGCGCGGATCGACGGCGACAGGAACGCCGGCGCATCGTCGGCCAGCACGCCGCGGCCGGCGAGCACGCGCGCCACGATGTCGGGGATCTCGTGACGCTGCGCCATGGCAAGCGCGTTTGCCATGCCCTCGATGGTCAGCCGCTCGGCCCAGCGCTTGCCGGTCAGCGAATGCTCGACGCCGAGGAACGTCCGCGGCGGCGGGCCGGCAACCTTGTAGGCAAGCGCAGGACTCATGCGGAGATTCATAGCGCGGCGCCCTGCCCTCGCCTAATGTGAGCCGGCGAAATACGGGGAGAAACGCTTGTCTTGCATGAATCGACGCCAGTTCGTGGCAGCAGTTGCCGCCACGCTCGCCACACCTGCGCTCGCGCGGGCCGCAACCCCAGTCTGGACCTACCGCGGCACCAGCGGGCGTCTGCTCGCCGGCATCCTCAGCACGACCGACCCGACGCGCCATGTTCGGGCGATCGCGGCGCTCCGGCGACAGACCGGATACGCCCGACCGCTGCTCTACGCCTCGACCGACAAGCTCAAGCTGCCGTTCGCGCTCGGCGTCATCGATCATCTGGCGGCGTCGGACGACATCTGGTTCGCGGTGGATCGCGGAGCGGAGCCAGGCACGACGGGCGGCGAACCGGAACTCGCGCAGCTTGCCGCGTTTCTGACGGGATGTGCCTACGGCGATCTCGCCGGCACACGCCATCCGCTTAAGCGGATCCTGATCGATGCGCTGCACGAGCGCACGTCATTGACCGGCTGAAACGAAAAAGCCGGAAGGCGATTCCGGGCCAGCAACAAGCTGGCGAGGAAAGGCCGACCGGCACGCCAGCAAAGTCGCGCGGGCGGCGCGGCGAGTCAAGCTGCCGGCAGGCCCAACGGACCACAGTGGCTTCGCCCGCGCCTCCTCTCCACTGTCATCCTTCGGCGGCGCGGAGCGCCGACCGGAGGACCAGCATCAACAAGCAGGGCGGTGCACGAGGATAACGGTCCTCCGGTCGAGGCCTCTGGCCTCACCGAAGGATGACAGGAGAGAGGATGCGTCGATGTGGCACCAAATTACGCCCGCGGCGTAATCGTCATCGTGAAGCGGCGCGTCGCGCCCGGCTCCAGCCAGACGATGCCCGGCCGGTCCTCGATCGCCTCGCTGGCGCCGACCAGCGGCGTCAGACCCTGCCACGGCTCAAGGCAGAGATACGGCGCGCCGGGCTTCTGCCAGATGCCGAGCGTCGGGAAATCGGCGAAGGTCACGAGGACTTCCGGGCCGCCGTCGACGCCGAACGTCGCGGCGCGGCTCGCGAGACCATCGAGGATGATCGCGTCGCCGGCGAAATCTTCGGCCTTCGGGGCATAGCGGCCGCTGGCGAACACCGTCGGCTGATGGCCGGGCGCGGTCATCAGCTTCTCGCCTAGGCGCGTGGTCGGCGGCGCCTCGGGCTTCTCCAGCGTCACCCAGTGCGGCTTGCCCTCGCCGCCCGGCAGCGGCCAGCGGAACGCCGGATGGAAGCCGAGCGAGAAGGGCATCCGCGCGGCGCCGGCATTGGTGACCTCGGCGCGAACGCCAAGCGTGCCGCCCTCGACCGAGAAGACCAGATCGAACCGGAAGCCGAACGGATACTGCTTCCGCGTCTCGGCGGAATCGACCAGGCGAAGGCGCAGCGTCTCGGCCTTCGCCTCCGCCACGTCGAACTCGCTGCCACGCGCAAAGCCGTGGGTGCCGATTGGATAGGCGGCGCCGTCGATGACGAGCACACCGTTGGCGACGCGCCCGACGATGGGGAACAGGACCGGCGCGCGGCCCTGCCACCATGCCGCGTCGCCCTGCCACAGCCACTCGCCGCCGTCGGCGGTGCGGATCGAGGCGAGCTCGGCGCCGAGCGTATCGACCGCGACCGACAGCGCGCCGTTGCCGATGTTGAGCCGCGCCATCGTCAGGCCAGCGGCTCGATGCGGATTACCTGCGGGTCGCTGGTGATGTGGCCGTCGGCCATGATCGCCTCGAGCGCCGAGCGCACGGCCGCTTCCGTCGTCTCGTAGGTGATCAGGATCACCGGCGCCGGCGCCTCGGGCACGACGAGGTCCGGCGCGCTGGTCTTGGCGGCGCGGCGACGCTGCACGATCGACTCCAGCGAGATCTGCGCGTCCGCCATGCGCTGCGCGATCGCCGCGAACGCGCCCGGCCGGTCGTAGACCGACAAGCGGATGTAGTAGCCGCCCTCGTGCCGGCGGATCGCGGCCTGGCGATATGGCTCGAGGCTCGACGCCGGCCGCCCGAAGGTGCCGACACGATCGCCGCGCGCGATGTCGCCGATGTCGCTCATCACCGACGATGCGGTGGCATCGCCGCCGGCGCCCGGACCGGACAGCACGAGCTGTCCGACGAAATCGCCCTCGACCGCGACGGCATTGGTGATGCCATCGACGCGCGCGATCGCCGAGGAGCGCGGCACCATCGTCGGGTGGACGCGCTGCTCGATGCCGCTATCGGTGCGGCTGGCGACGCCGAGCAGCTTGATGCGGTAGCCGAGTTCGTCCGCCGCCTCGAGGTCGGCCGGCGTGATCGACGAGATGCCTTCGACATAGATCGAGCTGGCGTCGATCTCCGAGCCGAAGGCGATGGCCGTCAGCAGCGCCAGCTTGTGCGCCGTGTCCTGCCCGCCGACGTCAAACGTCGGGTCCGCCTCGGCGTAACCGAGCTTCTGCGCAGCGGCCAACGCCTCGTCGAACGAAATCTTGTCCTGCTCCATGCGGGTCAGGATGTAGTTGCAGGTGCCGTTGAGAATGCCGAAGACGCGCGTCACGGTATTGCCGGCGAGGGATTCGCGCAGCGTCTTGATGATCGGGATGCCGCCCGCCGCCGCCGCCTCGAAGTTGAGGCTGACGCCGCGCTCCTCGGCAGCCCGCGCCAGCGCCACGCCGTGCTCGGCGAGCAGCGCCTTGTTGGCGGTGACGACGTGCTTGCCGGCGTCGATCGCGGCTTTCACCGAGGCGAGCGCCACGCCATCCGCGCCACCGATAAGCTCAACGAAGACTTCCGAGCTGGGATCGCGCGCCAGTGCCACCGGATCGTCGAACCACGTGAAGCCGGAAAGGTCGACGCCGCGATCCTTGCGGCGGTCGCGCGCCGACACCGACGCGATGGAGATCGCACGGCCGGTGCGCACGGCAAGGTCGTTGCCGTGGCGAGACAGGAGGCGGATCAGCGCGGTGCCGACATTGCCGAGGCCGGCGACACCGATGCGAAGGGGCGCGTTCATGCGAAAAACTCTGCTTCGCCGAGACTACACACTGCTGTCGTCCCCGCGAAGGGCGGGGCCCAGTAGCCCCTGCTGCATCGCATGTGCCGCGCAGGTAGGCAAACGCGCCGTTCCATGGTTTCGCTCAACAACATTCTGCTGCGTTTACTGGGTTCCCGCCTTCGCGGGAACGACAGCAGCGCTTGTGCCGCAAACCGACGAGGAACTACCTCGCCGCGTTGATCGACACGACATTGTGCAGCGTCTTGTCGGCCGTATCGAGGAACTTGCGGAGGTTGCGCGCCGCCTGCCGTATGCGCTGCTCGTTCTCGACCAGCGCGATGCGCACGTAGCCGTCACCGTGCTCGCCGAAGCCGATGCCCGGGGCGACCGCGACGTCGGCCTTCTCGATCAGCAGCTTGGAAAATTCGAGCGACCCCAGCGCGCGGAATTTTTCCGGCACCGGCGCCCACGCGAACATCGAAGCCCGCGGCGAGGGTATCTCCCACCCCGCCCGGCCGAAGGAATCGACCAGCGCATCGCGCCGCCCCTTGTAGGTCGCGCGCATGTCGTCGATGCAGTCCTGCGGACCGTTGAGCGCCGCAGTCGCCGCGACCTGGATCGGCGTGAAGGCGCCGTAGTCGAGGTACGACTTCACCCGTCCGAGCGCGGCGATCAGGCGGTCGTTGCCGACCGCGAAGCCCATGCGCCAGCCCGCCATCGAGAACGTCTTCGACATCGAGGTGAACTCGACGGCGATGTCGATGGCGCCCGGCACCTGCAGGATCGAGGGCGGCGGATTGCCGTCGAAGTAGACCTCGGCATAGGCGAGATCGGACAGCACCAGCAGCTCGTGCCGGCGCGCAAAGGAAATCAGGTCGCGGTAGAAATCGAGATCGACCACCTCGGCCGTCGGGTTCGACGGGTAGCAGACGACGACCGCGATCGGCTTCGGCGTCGAGTGCATCACGGCGCGCTCGAGCGCGTGGAAATATTCCTCGCCCGGCGTCGCCGGCAGCGAGCGGATGACGCCGCCCGCCATCAGGAAGCCGAAGGCATGGATCGGGTAGCTCGGGTTCGGGCAAAGCACGACGTCGCCCGGCGCGGTGATCGCGTGGGCTATGTTGGCGAAGCCTTCCTTCGAGCCGATGGTGGCGATCACCTGCGTGTTCGGGTCGACCTTCACGCCGAAGCGACGGGCGTAATAAGCCGCCTGTGCCTTGCGAAGGCCGCTGATGCCGCGCGAGGCGGAGTAGCCGTGCGTGTCCTCGCGCCGCGCCGTCTCGGCCAGCTTCTCGACGATGTGCTTCGGCGTCGGCAGGTCCGGGTTGCCCATGCCGAGGTCGATGATGTCGGCGCCGGATGCGCGGGCAGATGCCTTCAGCCGGTTGACCTGCTCGAAGACATAAGGCGGCAGACGCCGCACGCTGTAGAATTCGCTCATTGCCGTTGTCCCTGACGAGCACCCGCTAAGGGCGCGATTAATAACATGAAACGGGGGAATTTCGACGACCGGCTTGCCGGTCAGCAGGCGCCCTGGAGCATCCGCTTGCGGAGCTCGGTTGCGCTCAGATTATCGCACGCAGCGGCTGCCGTAGCTCGCTCCTTGGCGAGCGCATCGCCCTGGCTGCGGGCCAGCGCCTCGAGCTCGGCGATGACCTTCTGCTTCTCTTCCGGCGACAGCAGCTTGCCCTTGGGCTGGGTCGGGATGACGTTGAGGTTCGGGTACGTGGAAGTCGGCACGACCGTCTCCGCGGCGACCGCAGCCGGCGACTTCTCGACGACCGGCGCCACGTCTTCCTCGACCAGCGCCGCCGGCCTCAGCGGGATGGCGCCCTCTTCCATTACCGCTTCCTTCACGGCCGGCGCGCCGGTGCCCGTGTTCGCTGCAGTGCGGGAAAATTCGCTCATGCCGAGCGCGCAGCCCGACAGCGCGAGCGCAACGCCGACCACCAAAGCGGCCGCAAACCCCTGCCGCATAAATGATTCTGCCGTCCGGATCATGCCACACCGACTGTCGGCTGCGCTGGTGACCAAAGGGTTAAACACTTCGCTTGGAATTCCGTGAGGCAGACCTTAACTACCTGCGTATTATGTCGAAATAGCGGGCAAAGGGCCCGCCATTTATTCCGAAAACATGCAGTCCAACAGCCCCGCACCACAGATCAGCTACGCCATCCGCGACCCGGAAGCCTTCGCCCGCAACCTCGCCCGGATGCTGGAGGAGGCCGGCAAGGCTGCCTCCGCGTACCTGAAACCACGCGAGTCGGGCAAGCAGGCCTTCGATTTCGGCGACAGCCTGACCGACATCGTCCGCACGCTGACCAAGGTGGCGGACTACTGGCTGGCCGAACCGGCGCGCACGCTGGACGCCCAGAACCGGCTCTACATGCAGTACACCGGCCTCTGGACCAACGCGCTCCAGCGCATGATGGGCATCACCGTCGCGCCGTTCGCGATCCCTGACGGCGGCGACAAGCGCTTCCTCGACTCCGAGTGGTCGTCCAACCAGTTTTTCGATTTCCTCAAGCAGTTCTACCTGATCACGGCGCGCTGGGCGGCGAGCCTGGTCGACGACGCCGAGGGTCTCGACGAGCACACGCGCCAGAAGGCGCAATTCTACGTCCGCCAGATCGCCAACGCGCTGGCGCCTTCCAACTTTGCCCTCACCAACCCGGAAGTGCTGCGCGAGACGCTGACCGAGAACGCCGGCAATCTCGTGCGCGGCATGAAGATGCTGGCCGAGGATATCGAGGCCGGCCACGGCGAATTGAAGATCCGGCAGACCGACGACTCGAAATTCAAGCTCGGCGTCAACATCGCCACGACCCCGGGCAAGGTGATCCACGAGAACGCCATCTGCCAGTTGATCCAGTACGCGCCGTCGACCAAGACCGTGCTGAAGCGGCCGCTGCTGATGATCCCGCCGTGGATCAACAAGTTCTACATCCTCGATCTCAACCCGGAAAAATCGTTTATCCGCTGGTGCGTCGAGCAGGGCCACACGGTGTTCGTCGTCTCGTGGGTAAACCCGGACGAGCACCAGGCCAGGAAGACCTTCGAGGACTACATGCGCGAAGGCGTCCTCGAAAGCGTCGATGTCATCTGCAAACGCCTCAAGGTGAAAGAGATCAACGCCGTCGGCTACTGCGTCGGCGGCACGCTGCTCTCCGCCTCCCTCGCCTACATGGCGGCGAAGCGCGACACGCGCATCAAGGCGGCGACGCTGTTCGCGACGCAGGTCGATTTCACCTACGCCGGCGACCTCAAGGTCTTCGTCGACGAGGAGCAGCTTGCTTCGCTGGAAAAGGAAATGAGCGTCCGCGGCTATCTCGAGGGCCGCGAGATGGCCGCCTCGTTCAACATGCTGCGCTCGAACGATCTGATCTGGCCCTACGTCATCTCGAATTACTTCAAGGGCAAGGAGCCGGCGCCCTTCGACCTGCTCCACTGGAACGCCGATGCGACGCGCATGCCGGCCGCCAACCACGCCTTCTACCTGCGCGCCTGCTACCTCGATAATGAGCTGTCGAAGGGAAAGATGAAATTCGGCGGCGTCAGCGTCGACCTCAAGAAGGTGAAGACGCCGATCTACAGCCTGGCGACGCGCGAGGACCACATCGCCCCTGCCCGCTCGGTCTTCTTCGGCTCGCAATACTTCGGCGGCAAAGTGACGTATGTGCTGTCCGGCTCCGGCCACGTCGCCGGCGTGATCAACCCGCCGTCGCGCAAGAAGTACGCCTACTGGACCGGCCCGGCGCCGAAGGGCGACGGCTTCGCCGCCTGGGCCAAGAAGGCCAAGGAGCACGAAGGCTCCTGGTGGCCGCACTGGCAGCAGTGGATCGAGGCACAGGACAAGCGCCGCGTGAAGGCGAGGCCCGTGGGGCGCGGCATCGAGCCGGCCCCGGGGCGGTACGTGCGCGTGAAGGCGTAGCTTCGTCGGAGGAGATGAGAGGCACCCCTCCCCAAATCGCCTGACGGCGATTTGACCCTCCCGCAAGGGGAGGGTTCATCCTGGCTGCCCGACCCCGACTCCACTGAGCCCTCCCCTTGCGGGAGGGCCAAAACCGCAAAGCGGTTTTGGGGAGGGGTGTGCCTCAGCAACCGCTGACGCG
The sequence above is drawn from the Bauldia sp. genome and encodes:
- a CDS encoding TetR family transcriptional regulator; translated protein: MVEVAAIAAHRLCRQPRQRVGDLLAGALHERRPHQAGHYRRDVDPVAGEFIVLALRQPQERSLGGGVVADEGIGLERRPRNNVEHLRPRATEAAECRPQMVGEARLRENENLEQAVDVCRGRVLDRPIQDVAGVVDQHGETGLADDGIDLARRALDACRIGKLDDDRHDANAHGTQRVGVGLAPHAGENAISHSGKLQGGRPAEARRRASDEDMLFHDSQLLLIKLALSANMAFRIMLSRKMTLSAKMSDGLRQRRRNEIRRELSRAAIALFVKNGFDRTTVDDIVGPLVSRRTFFRHFATKEDLVFVWYEDLTGELVAACRARPDNEAPYLSAVAALRTLLRYYDEDPEWGKAMLSLASETPALLAKSFEKRDLWTTALAEVLAPRLGGGRKRALFARIVAGSAVNAFAAGVDAWFKGDAGKDLHAVVDAAFEVAGAPVSAGR
- the recJ gene encoding single-stranded-DNA-specific exonuclease RecJ, which produces MSPALAYKVAGPPPRTFLGVEHSLTGKRWAERLTIEGMANALAMAQRHEIPDIVARVLAGRGVLADDAPAFLSPSIRALMPDPASLTDMDKAAARIADAIVASEKIAIFGDYDVDGASSSALLARFLRHQGLDPHIYIPDRLFEGYGPNVEAMKSLAALGAKLVVCVDCGSTSFDALEAAQALGLSVVVIDHHEVGVALPVAEAVVNPNRQDDLSGLGYLAAVGVTYLAIVAVNRQLRLRGVYATGRIEPDLLAWLDLVALGTICDVVPLVGLNRALVSKGMLTLAHRENRGIAALADVARIGGPIAPYHLAFLLGPRINAGGRIGDAALGARLLVSDDPAECERIAVELDRLNQERQAMEAAMVEEAVAEAEAEIGPQEAWSAGRATGTESRGPAVVVTASARWHPGVVGLIASRLKDRFQRPAIAIAFRNETGTGSGRSIVGVDLGHAVRTAVERGILIKGGGHAMAAGLTIQMSRLGELRAFFETMLHGPVAAHDGHHLDIDAALSARGASVELIESIEKAGPFGAGHPEPVFVFPNHRVAYADLVGNGHLRMTLASADGAMIKAMLFRAVGTPLGDAIQKARGQLLHVAGTLSVDAWQERRQPSLRVLDAAEPVTP
- the phaC gene encoding class I poly(R)-hydroxyalkanoic acid synthase, translating into MQSNSPAPQISYAIRDPEAFARNLARMLEEAGKAASAYLKPRESGKQAFDFGDSLTDIVRTLTKVADYWLAEPARTLDAQNRLYMQYTGLWTNALQRMMGITVAPFAIPDGGDKRFLDSEWSSNQFFDFLKQFYLITARWAASLVDDAEGLDEHTRQKAQFYVRQIANALAPSNFALTNPEVLRETLTENAGNLVRGMKMLAEDIEAGHGELKIRQTDDSKFKLGVNIATTPGKVIHENAICQLIQYAPSTKTVLKRPLLMIPPWINKFYILDLNPEKSFIRWCVEQGHTVFVVSWVNPDEHQARKTFEDYMREGVLESVDVICKRLKVKEINAVGYCVGGTLLSASLAYMAAKRDTRIKAATLFATQVDFTYAGDLKVFVDEEQLASLEKEMSVRGYLEGREMAASFNMLRSNDLIWPYVISNYFKGKEPAPFDLLHWNADATRMPAANHAFYLRACYLDNELSKGKMKFGGVSVDLKKVKTPIYSLATREDHIAPARSVFFGSQYFGGKVTYVLSGSGHVAGVINPPSRKKYAYWTGPAPKGDGFAAWAKKAKEHEGSWWPHWQQWIEAQDKRRVKARPVGRGIEPAPGRYVRVKA
- a CDS encoding homoserine dehydrogenase translates to MNAPLRIGVAGLGNVGTALIRLLSRHGNDLAVRTGRAISIASVSARDRRKDRGVDLSGFTWFDDPVALARDPSSEVFVELIGGADGVALASVKAAIDAGKHVVTANKALLAEHGVALARAAEERGVSLNFEAAAAGGIPIIKTLRESLAGNTVTRVFGILNGTCNYILTRMEQDKISFDEALAAAQKLGYAEADPTFDVGGQDTAHKLALLTAIAFGSEIDASSIYVEGISSITPADLEAADELGYRIKLLGVASRTDSGIEQRVHPTMVPRSSAIARVDGITNAVAVEGDFVGQLVLSGPGAGGDATASSVMSDIGDIARGDRVGTFGRPASSLEPYRQAAIRRHEGGYYIRLSVYDRPGAFAAIAQRMADAQISLESIVQRRRAAKTSAPDLVVPEAPAPVILITYETTEAAVRSALEAIMADGHITSDPQVIRIEPLA
- a CDS encoding aldose 1-epimerase family protein, which produces MARLNIGNGALSVAVDTLGAELASIRTADGGEWLWQGDAAWWQGRAPVLFPIVGRVANGVLVIDGAAYPIGTHGFARGSEFDVAEAKAETLRLRLVDSAETRKQYPFGFRFDLVFSVEGGTLGVRAEVTNAGAARMPFSLGFHPAFRWPLPGGEGKPHWVTLEKPEAPPTTRLGEKLMTAPGHQPTVFASGRYAPKAEDFAGDAIILDGLASRAATFGVDGGPEVLVTFADFPTLGIWQKPGAPYLCLEPWQGLTPLVGASEAIEDRPGIVWLEPGATRRFTMTITPRA
- a CDS encoding LL-diaminopimelate aminotransferase; its protein translation is MSEFYSVRRLPPYVFEQVNRLKASARASGADIIDLGMGNPDLPTPKHIVEKLAETARREDTHGYSASRGISGLRKAQAAYYARRFGVKVDPNTQVIATIGSKEGFANIAHAITAPGDVVLCPNPSYPIHAFGFLMAGGVIRSLPATPGEEYFHALERAVMHSTPKPIAVVVCYPSNPTAEVVDLDFYRDLISFARRHELLVLSDLAYAEVYFDGNPPPSILQVPGAIDIAVEFTSMSKTFSMAGWRMGFAVGNDRLIAALGRVKSYLDYGAFTPIQVAATAALNGPQDCIDDMRATYKGRRDALVDSFGRAGWEIPSPRASMFAWAPVPEKFRALGSLEFSKLLIEKADVAVAPGIGFGEHGDGYVRIALVENEQRIRQAARNLRKFLDTADKTLHNVVSINAAR